A portion of the Nitrospira sp. genome contains these proteins:
- a CDS encoding outer membrane beta-barrel protein — translation MSITRLDGWPIGLATILGCTFALITSLRAETYVGGQVGMTFPQPLSNGEVTQNGFGGLTIDSDQALKNSILLGAKLGHYFSKARWIGIETGVSFANPHIKQGSLTLSGPGGTANLGTFAGVYQRMIIWDMATLMLRYPKYRLQPYMGVGPALFFGQLSGPTAPPGQSATNIGLNVEGGLRYYFTRRWALFGEAQYHWARMNYSSNDNNPAADPFAFKANYGALNLSLGVSFHF, via the coding sequence ATGAGCATCACACGATTGGACGGTTGGCCGATCGGATTGGCGACGATCCTGGGCTGCACGTTTGCGCTGATTACTTCCCTGCGGGCGGAGACCTACGTCGGCGGCCAGGTTGGCATGACGTTCCCGCAACCGCTCAGCAACGGCGAGGTCACACAGAATGGCTTCGGAGGCCTCACCATCGATTCCGACCAAGCGCTGAAGAACTCCATCCTGCTGGGCGCCAAACTGGGCCATTATTTTTCGAAGGCACGCTGGATCGGCATCGAAACGGGCGTATCCTTTGCCAATCCCCACATCAAGCAGGGATCACTAACGCTCAGCGGGCCCGGCGGGACAGCTAACCTCGGAACATTTGCCGGCGTCTATCAGCGCATGATCATCTGGGATATGGCAACCCTCATGCTGCGCTACCCGAAGTACCGCCTCCAGCCCTATATGGGAGTAGGTCCGGCGCTGTTCTTCGGACAATTGAGCGGCCCGACCGCGCCTCCCGGACAATCGGCAACAAACATCGGCTTGAACGTGGAAGGAGGCCTCCGCTATTACTTCACCCGCCGCTGGGCGCTTTTCGGAGAAGCACAGTATCACTGGGCCAGAATGAACTACTCATCGAACGACAACAATCCTGCCGCGGATCCGTTCGCGTTCAAGGCAAACTATGGGGCACTGAATCTCAGTCTCGGCGTCAGCTTTCACTTCTGA
- a CDS encoding outer membrane lipoprotein carrier protein LolA translates to MRRAIAVAMAVWLLAGPCLATAEETVDPQERKDIQDIVKRLQARYEKTKDLQADFTQKTTIEGFERPMLSTGKVYIKKPGRLRWNYLDPSTEDIYVNRDDVKVYVPEHKQVLVGKLTQMAASRAPLELLQGAARLEESFVVEPTPGKAKGLGGLRLLTLLPKGEGHETVRSLQRIVIEVFPKTYFIRTISLHEHSGNVSHFEFSSLQDNVGLGDELFEPKFPADVEVVKAPVLSQP, encoded by the coding sequence ATGAGACGAGCGATAGCGGTGGCGATGGCGGTGTGGCTTCTGGCCGGTCCGTGTCTGGCCACGGCGGAGGAGACGGTCGATCCGCAGGAACGAAAGGACATCCAGGACATCGTCAAGCGGCTTCAGGCCAGGTATGAAAAAACCAAGGACCTGCAGGCGGACTTCACTCAGAAGACGACCATCGAAGGGTTCGAACGGCCGATGCTGTCGACTGGGAAGGTCTATATCAAGAAGCCTGGGCGCTTGCGATGGAACTATCTCGATCCGTCGACGGAAGACATCTATGTCAATCGGGACGACGTCAAAGTCTATGTGCCAGAGCACAAGCAGGTTCTGGTCGGCAAGCTGACCCAGATGGCCGCCTCCAGGGCTCCGCTGGAGTTGCTCCAGGGAGCCGCGCGGTTGGAGGAATCGTTTGTGGTCGAGCCGACACCCGGAAAGGCCAAGGGGCTTGGAGGCCTCCGCCTTCTCACCTTGTTGCCGAAAGGCGAGGGGCACGAGACCGTGCGCTCATTGCAGCGGATTGTGATCGAAGTGTTTCCCAAGACCTATTTTATCCGGACCATTTCGCTTCATGAGCATAGCGGAAACGTGTCTCATTTTGAGTTTTCGTCGCTTCAGGACAATGTCGGGTTGGGCGACGAGCTGTTTGAGCCCAAGTTTCCTGCGGATGTCGAGGTGGTCAAGGCGCCGGTGCTGAGCCAGCCGTAG
- the larB gene encoding nickel pincer cofactor biosynthesis protein LarB, translated as MNRRRLEQMLERVRLGRLSVGQAVDQLRSLPFEDLGFASLDHHRAIRQGFPEVVLCEGKTPAQVRSIAKSLLAQHRPFLATRATPEVAAIITRLHRRAVYHRDARVVALRDPGRRPMGLVLVVTAGTSDIPVAEEAKVTAETMGSRVETLYDVGVAGIHRLLDRRSRLLSARVIVVIAGMDGVLPSVVGGLVSCPIVAVPSSRGYGASFGGLAALLTMLNSCAAGVGVMNIDNGFGAGCLAHRINALGQGG; from the coding sequence ATGAACCGGCGACGCCTGGAACAGATGTTGGAGCGCGTGCGCCTCGGTAGGCTGTCCGTCGGTCAGGCCGTGGACCAGCTTCGATCCTTGCCCTTCGAAGATCTGGGCTTTGCGTCGCTCGACCATCATCGCGCGATCCGGCAAGGGTTTCCCGAAGTCGTGCTCTGCGAAGGGAAGACGCCGGCGCAGGTGCGCAGCATCGCCAAGTCGTTGCTCGCCCAACACCGGCCGTTCTTGGCGACACGGGCGACGCCCGAGGTCGCGGCGATCATCACCAGGCTTCACCGTCGAGCGGTCTACCATAGAGACGCTCGTGTCGTCGCCCTGCGCGATCCCGGCCGGCGGCCGATGGGGCTGGTGCTCGTCGTCACAGCGGGGACGTCGGATATTCCGGTCGCCGAGGAGGCCAAGGTCACGGCGGAAACCATGGGAAGCCGGGTCGAGACTCTCTATGATGTCGGCGTCGCCGGCATTCACAGGTTGCTGGATCGCCGCAGCCGATTACTCTCGGCGAGGGTGATCGTGGTGATCGCAGGCATGGACGGTGTGCTTCCCAGCGTCGTGGGTGGGCTCGTGTCCTGTCCGATCGTGGCGGTACCGTCCAGTCGCGGGTATGGGGCGAGTTTCGGGGGACTGGCGGCGCTGCTGACGATGCTGAATTCCTGTGCTGCGGGTGTCGGGGTGATGAACATCGACAACGGATTCGGCGCCGGATGCCTGGCGCACCGGATCAATGCGCTGGGGCAAGGGGGATAG
- a CDS encoding DNA translocase FtsK 4TM domain-containing protein, whose translation MGVTNPGKRSEARRAPSPPSHIKREVIGVILIALSLLTLLSLLSFVPGEPKAVTKAGVVSSPPTHNLIGAAGAVFSSVLFSLIGGAAYLFPILLGLLGARCFTQSDLSIRLRNAGASLIALLFLSAFLHLEVTAVPTVSSGLVYRGLAGGLLGQILADGLRTYLASTGAHIVILAGFLVAMLFTAPLSLAQLTVRLSEWSQWMLKRLRASKPAHDSKTDEDAPKTVRPRRSKSVRSVMEEVLPTSEELPASVPAVIQAPPEQDAIEPIVEEPERIRVGTKRGDGSGSYQLPDAADLLSEPSGTFSKVTEEELRLQSEVLAKALASFGIDGKVTEVRPGPVVTMYEFEPAPGTKVARIVNLADDLALAMKAISLRIVAPLPGKSVVGIEVPNLYRETVSMREVVTSDAFTRARSKLTLALGKDIFGAPATADLRTMPHLLVAGATGAGKSVSLNTMLLSLLFSARPDEVKLLLIDPKMLEFQTYDGIPHLLRPVITDPKSAARGLGWVVQEMERRYKLLAEAGVRNVDAYNMKVAGAQGVLGEGQAGNRPEQPELPIQYLTEEDRLAAGESAIPEGSPGSFAPPRTPPEPLPYIVVMIDELADLMMVAPKDVEDKIARLAQMARASGIHLVLATQRPSVDVLTGLIKANFPARIAFQVSSKTDSRTILDANGAEALLGRGDMLYLASGTGRLNRLHGCFVSDDDVRRVVECVKEQAQPSYNQELQSLKLEEAKEEEAQDEVYEQAKDLVLSTGQASASLIQRRLRVGYPRAARMIEQMETDGLVGAAGRDGRREVIGRRGPVGEAQG comes from the coding sequence ATGGGCGTCACCAACCCGGGCAAGCGCAGCGAGGCCCGCCGCGCCCCCAGTCCTCCCTCCCATATCAAACGAGAAGTCATCGGCGTGATCCTGATCGCGCTGAGTCTGCTCACGTTGTTGAGTCTGCTGTCCTTCGTTCCGGGAGAACCCAAAGCGGTCACCAAGGCCGGTGTCGTGAGTTCGCCTCCGACTCACAATCTCATCGGTGCCGCCGGCGCCGTGTTCTCGTCGGTCTTGTTTTCGCTCATCGGGGGAGCGGCCTATCTGTTCCCGATCCTGTTGGGCCTGCTCGGCGCGCGTTGTTTTACTCAAAGCGATCTGTCGATCCGTCTCCGCAACGCCGGGGCGTCGCTTATCGCGCTGCTGTTCTTGAGCGCGTTCCTCCATCTGGAGGTGACGGCGGTGCCGACGGTATCGAGCGGCTTAGTCTATCGCGGGTTGGCGGGCGGGCTCCTCGGGCAGATCCTGGCGGACGGTCTGCGGACCTATTTGGCGAGCACCGGCGCGCACATCGTGATTTTAGCCGGGTTTCTCGTTGCGATGCTCTTTACGGCTCCGTTGTCGCTGGCCCAACTGACCGTCCGGTTGTCCGAATGGAGCCAGTGGATGCTGAAGCGCCTTCGCGCGTCGAAGCCGGCCCATGACTCCAAGACCGACGAGGACGCCCCAAAGACCGTCCGGCCAAGAAGATCGAAATCCGTCCGCAGCGTCATGGAAGAGGTCCTGCCGACGTCGGAGGAGTTGCCTGCGTCGGTTCCCGCCGTGATCCAGGCGCCTCCTGAGCAGGATGCGATCGAACCGATTGTGGAAGAACCGGAACGCATCCGGGTCGGCACCAAGAGGGGAGACGGGTCCGGGAGCTATCAATTGCCTGATGCTGCCGACCTCCTGAGCGAACCGAGCGGTACGTTCTCGAAGGTCACGGAGGAGGAACTGAGGCTCCAATCGGAGGTCCTCGCGAAGGCTTTGGCGAGCTTCGGCATCGATGGCAAGGTTACGGAAGTTCGGCCGGGTCCGGTCGTGACGATGTACGAATTCGAGCCGGCCCCCGGGACGAAAGTGGCGCGGATCGTGAATCTCGCGGACGATCTGGCGTTGGCGATGAAGGCGATCAGCCTCCGCATCGTCGCGCCCTTGCCCGGCAAGTCCGTGGTAGGCATCGAAGTGCCGAACCTATACCGTGAGACGGTTTCGATGAGGGAAGTCGTGACCAGCGACGCGTTTACTCGGGCGCGGTCCAAACTCACGTTGGCGCTCGGCAAGGATATCTTCGGCGCGCCGGCCACAGCCGATTTGCGGACGATGCCGCATCTCCTGGTGGCCGGCGCGACCGGCGCCGGAAAGAGCGTCAGTTTGAATACCATGTTGCTCAGTTTGCTGTTCTCCGCCAGGCCGGATGAGGTGAAACTGCTGCTGATCGATCCGAAGATGCTGGAGTTCCAGACCTACGACGGGATTCCCCATCTCCTGCGGCCGGTGATCACTGATCCCAAATCGGCCGCCCGCGGGTTGGGGTGGGTGGTTCAGGAGATGGAGCGCCGCTACAAGCTGCTGGCCGAAGCGGGCGTACGAAACGTCGACGCCTACAACATGAAGGTCGCTGGAGCACAGGGTGTGCTCGGGGAAGGTCAGGCCGGGAACAGGCCCGAGCAGCCGGAACTGCCGATCCAGTATCTGACGGAAGAGGATCGGTTGGCCGCCGGAGAGAGCGCGATTCCCGAAGGGAGCCCCGGATCGTTCGCTCCGCCGCGCACGCCACCCGAGCCGCTCCCCTACATCGTCGTCATGATCGACGAGCTGGCTGATCTCATGATGGTGGCTCCGAAAGACGTCGAAGACAAGATTGCCAGGTTGGCCCAAATGGCCAGAGCGTCCGGCATCCATCTGGTCCTCGCGACCCAGCGTCCCTCGGTGGATGTCTTGACGGGTTTGATCAAGGCGAACTTTCCAGCTCGCATCGCGTTCCAGGTGTCCTCGAAGACGGACTCCCGGACGATTCTCGACGCGAACGGCGCGGAAGCGCTGCTCGGTCGCGGCGACATGCTCTATTTGGCGTCGGGCACCGGGCGTCTCAACCGGTTGCACGGTTGCTTCGTCTCCGATGACGATGTCCGTCGCGTCGTCGAGTGTGTGAAGGAGCAGGCTCAGCCGAGCTACAATCAGGAATTGCAGTCATTGAAACTGGAGGAGGCCAAGGAGGAGGAGGCCCAGGATGAGGTCTACGAGCAGGCGAAGGATCTGGTCCTGTCTACGGGCCAGGCGTCGGCCTCCTTGATTCAACGACGTCTGCGTGTCGGCTACCCCCGCGCCGCGCGCATGATCGAGCAGATGGAAACCGATGGATTGGTCGGAGCCGCCGGCCGTGACGGTCGGCGGGAAGTGATCGGCCGTCGCGGCCCGGTGGGAGAGGCACAAGGATGA
- the larC gene encoding nickel pincer cofactor biosynthesis protein LarC yields the protein MGAHLHFDCFSGISGDMTLGALVDVGVPFDDLVRGLKRLDVSGFRLRRRRVRRAALHATKIDVMLRAGLQAPLSLKQIHAILSRSRLSEQVKRQSRTVFDRLAEAESRAHRVPKAHVHFHEVSVLDSFVDIVGSLIGCEILDVSRVTATAVNVGSGTLQSAHGTLPAPGPAVAILATGMPIYSAGPPRELATPTGVALLRSLTTEFGPMPLLSSSAVGYGAGDADPADWPNVLRVFLSPATAGPGREQDRVVHIETNLDDMNPQTYEHIVERLFQQRALDVTLTPVIMKRGRPGIVLAALAAPERVPALLDVLFEETTALGVRVHEIVRQVLPRRFVTVRLPGGVVRVKVADLDRGRAKGSPEYLDCKRIAERTRRPVKAVMEEAAAAYRRGRADKKDRA from the coding sequence ATGGGCGCGCATCTTCATTTCGATTGTTTTTCAGGAATCAGCGGCGACATGACGCTGGGTGCGTTGGTAGACGTCGGGGTACCGTTCGACGATCTCGTGCGAGGTCTCAAGCGACTGGACGTCTCCGGCTTTCGATTGCGCCGCCGCCGCGTGCGTCGGGCCGCGCTCCATGCGACGAAAATCGACGTGATGCTTCGCGCCGGGTTGCAGGCGCCCTTGTCCCTGAAACAGATCCACGCAATCCTTTCGAGGAGCCGACTGTCCGAGCAGGTCAAACGCCAGAGCCGGACGGTGTTCGACCGATTGGCCGAGGCCGAAAGTCGAGCACATCGCGTTCCTAAGGCCCACGTGCACTTCCATGAAGTCTCAGTGTTGGACTCCTTCGTGGACATCGTCGGCAGTCTGATCGGCTGTGAAATCTTGGATGTATCCCGAGTGACGGCGACGGCGGTCAACGTCGGGAGTGGAACGCTGCAATCGGCTCACGGGACATTGCCGGCGCCCGGACCGGCGGTGGCGATTCTCGCTACAGGCATGCCGATCTACAGTGCGGGTCCTCCGCGGGAGTTGGCGACCCCGACCGGTGTGGCGCTCCTGCGGAGCCTCACGACCGAGTTCGGTCCCATGCCGCTGCTCTCCTCCAGCGCAGTCGGCTATGGAGCAGGCGACGCCGATCCCGCGGATTGGCCCAACGTGCTGCGGGTGTTTCTCTCCCCGGCGACGGCCGGGCCGGGCCGCGAACAGGATCGGGTCGTGCACATCGAAACCAATCTGGACGACATGAACCCGCAAACGTATGAACATATCGTGGAGCGGCTCTTTCAACAGCGAGCGCTCGATGTCACACTGACCCCCGTCATCATGAAGCGCGGAAGGCCGGGGATCGTGCTGGCCGCCCTTGCCGCCCCGGAGCGCGTGCCGGCCCTTCTGGACGTGCTGTTCGAGGAGACCACCGCCCTGGGTGTCCGAGTGCACGAGATCGTGAGGCAAGTCCTGCCTCGCCGATTCGTGACGGTGCGACTTCCTGGAGGAGTGGTCCGGGTTAAGGTTGCGGATCTCGATCGAGGACGTGCGAAAGGCTCTCCCGAGTACCTCGACTGCAAGCGAATCGCTGAACGAACCAGGCGTCCGGTCAAGGCCGTCATGGAGGAGGCCGCGGCGGCCTATCGCCGGGGCCGTGCGGACAAGAAGGACCGCGCGTGA
- a CDS encoding zinc ribbon domain-containing protein, translated as MKTCPSCRRELPELNRYCTQCGQRLDAYSFQDQPPATETSAPQDEPDSLNLRALYGMAGALILAVIFPPWETPPSQEPEFLGLRFVLDPPAPDAIISRLLLTIELVTIAIAGLYGAFLFRKK; from the coding sequence ATGAAGACCTGTCCATCCTGCCGTCGAGAACTTCCGGAGCTGAACCGCTATTGCACGCAGTGCGGCCAGCGCCTCGACGCCTATTCCTTTCAGGATCAGCCGCCCGCGACCGAGACCTCCGCTCCACAGGACGAACCGGACTCTTTGAATCTTCGCGCCCTGTACGGCATGGCTGGGGCGCTGATCCTGGCCGTCATCTTTCCCCCCTGGGAAACCCCTCCCTCGCAGGAACCGGAATTCCTGGGACTCCGGTTTGTTCTTGACCCTCCGGCTCCCGACGCCATCATCAGCCGTCTGCTGTTGACGATCGAACTCGTCACGATCGCCATCGCGGGTCTGTACGGGGCGTTTCTGTTCCGGAAGAAATAG
- a CDS encoding NAD(P)-dependent glycerol-3-phosphate dehydrogenase, with protein MPITRIGIVGAGAWGTALAKHLAEKGLLVRLWAYEREVVESIHTSRENRLFLPGVILPRSLVVTHILGEAVQNCDGVLFVVPSHVARSVLREMAPLLSTDLPIISATKGVEEDSLQLISQIMDDVLPRHLRDRILVLSGPSFAAEVSEGQPTALCLAGRDGELVSAFQAACMTPALRIYADSDLIGVQLGGALKNVMALAAGVVDGLGLGHNTRAALITRGLAEMVRLGTAMGADPRTFYGLSGVGDLVLTCTGTLSRNHTVGVRLGRGEKLETVLSGMQAVAEGVRTARAALGLARRARVEMPIVQEINAVLFEGKSCRRAVTDLMERGAKPEKGAV; from the coding sequence ATGCCCATTACGCGTATCGGAATCGTCGGTGCCGGAGCCTGGGGAACCGCCCTCGCCAAGCATTTGGCCGAAAAGGGTCTTCTCGTGCGACTCTGGGCCTATGAACGGGAGGTCGTTGAGTCGATTCATACGTCGCGTGAAAACCGACTCTTTCTTCCCGGTGTGATCTTACCGCGGTCGTTGGTGGTCACTCACATTCTGGGAGAGGCGGTGCAGAATTGCGACGGAGTCCTGTTCGTCGTCCCGTCCCACGTCGCGCGGTCCGTGTTACGCGAGATGGCTCCGCTCCTCTCCACGGACCTTCCGATCATCAGCGCGACCAAAGGGGTGGAGGAGGATTCGCTTCAGTTGATCTCGCAGATCATGGACGATGTGCTTCCGCGGCATCTGCGCGACCGAATCCTTGTACTGTCGGGACCGAGTTTTGCCGCAGAGGTCAGCGAGGGTCAGCCGACCGCCCTCTGCCTGGCGGGCCGCGACGGTGAATTGGTTTCCGCCTTTCAGGCGGCGTGCATGACGCCGGCGCTGCGGATCTACGCCGACAGTGATCTCATCGGCGTCCAATTGGGCGGCGCCCTCAAGAATGTCATGGCGCTTGCCGCGGGAGTGGTCGATGGTCTCGGCCTCGGCCACAACACGCGTGCGGCGCTGATCACCAGAGGTCTTGCGGAGATGGTTCGCCTGGGCACGGCGATGGGCGCGGATCCCAGAACATTCTACGGCCTGTCCGGTGTCGGAGATCTGGTGCTGACCTGCACCGGGACCTTGAGCCGCAATCACACGGTCGGCGTCCGGCTGGGGAGAGGTGAAAAACTTGAGACGGTCCTGAGCGGCATGCAGGCCGTGGCCGAAGGGGTTCGGACCGCGAGAGCCGCTCTGGGTCTCGCCCGCCGGGCGAGAGTCGAAATGCCCATCGTGCAGGAAATCAACGCGGTGCTGTTCGAGGGAAAATCCTGTCGCCGCGCCGTGACCGATCTGATGGAGCGCGGGGCGAAGCCCGAGAAAGGCGCCGTATGA
- a CDS encoding 2OG-Fe(II) oxygenase, with the protein MTSQTLSTIADAVDQAVARVDFERLHREYWEQNEFLVIPQFLDRALVEEWLVPQAQGVKGDLNRNYIPGHKKGGSVSYYTVLEKAPRFLDLYRSPAFLDFLSRLSHAKLMLCPDNDPHSCALYYYTEPGDHIGFHYDTSYYKGSRYTILMGLVDRSTQCKLVCELFKDDPVKQSRRLELITTPGDMVIFNGDKLWHAVTPLGAGEERIALTMEYVTNPDMGTFKRLYSNLKDSFAYFGLRAVFKRALTSARR; encoded by the coding sequence ATGACGTCCCAGACACTCAGTACGATTGCCGATGCCGTGGATCAGGCTGTGGCGCGCGTGGACTTCGAACGCCTTCATCGCGAGTACTGGGAGCAGAATGAGTTTCTAGTGATTCCGCAGTTCCTCGATCGGGCGCTCGTCGAGGAATGGTTGGTTCCCCAGGCTCAGGGCGTGAAGGGCGACCTCAATCGCAACTATATTCCCGGCCATAAGAAAGGCGGCAGCGTCAGCTATTACACGGTCCTGGAGAAGGCGCCCCGGTTTCTCGATCTCTATCGATCACCCGCCTTCCTCGATTTCCTCAGCCGGCTGTCCCACGCTAAGTTGATGCTCTGCCCGGACAATGATCCGCATTCCTGCGCGCTCTATTATTACACGGAGCCGGGCGATCATATCGGATTCCACTACGATACGTCCTATTATAAGGGCAGCCGGTACACGATACTCATGGGTCTGGTGGACCGATCCACCCAATGCAAACTGGTGTGCGAACTTTTCAAGGACGATCCCGTCAAACAATCCAGGCGGCTTGAGCTCATCACCACGCCGGGCGACATGGTGATCTTTAACGGAGACAAGTTGTGGCATGCCGTGACGCCGCTCGGTGCCGGCGAGGAACGGATCGCCCTGACGATGGAATATGTCACCAATCCCGACATGGGCACCTTCAAGCGACTGTATTCCAATCTCAAAGACTCCTTCGCCTATTTCGGTCTTCGCGCCGTCTTCAAGCGCGCATTGACATCGGCCCGCCGATAG
- the pdxA gene encoding 4-hydroxythreonine-4-phosphate dehydrogenase PdxA: MKQENSKLPLLGITMGDPAGIGPEVIAKALTGLRVRRLCLPLVIGSHSIMRQTVKRLGLTLDVVPVEGHGRASFRRGRISVLDPIEAPLGPIRLGVATPEGGAASVAFIKKGVQLAQLGCIDGIVTAPINKEAINMAGCQFPGHTELLADLTKAKESGMMIVGGPLKIMFVTTHVAIKELPAQLTRPKIEKGIRLAHAALTRLFGLKRPRIGVAALNPHAGEHGLFGDEEARVVRPAARAARAKGILASDPLPADTLFGKAARGEFDGVVALYHDQGLIPLKLVAFGTCVNLTVGLPIIRTSVDHGTAFDIVGKGIADPGSLIEAIVLAAALAARRQRFQTA, translated from the coding sequence ATGAAACAAGAAAACTCAAAGCTGCCGCTGCTGGGCATTACCATGGGCGATCCTGCCGGAATCGGTCCGGAGGTGATCGCCAAGGCGTTGACCGGCTTGCGAGTGCGCCGGCTGTGTCTGCCGTTGGTGATCGGATCGCATTCGATCATGCGACAGACCGTCAAGCGTCTGGGCCTCACGCTCGACGTGGTGCCGGTCGAGGGCCACGGGCGGGCTTCGTTCCGGCGCGGTCGGATTTCGGTCTTGGATCCAATAGAAGCGCCGCTCGGTCCGATCAGACTCGGCGTCGCGACCCCGGAGGGTGGAGCTGCCTCCGTCGCCTTCATCAAGAAGGGGGTGCAGCTCGCGCAACTCGGCTGTATCGACGGGATCGTCACGGCGCCGATCAACAAGGAAGCGATCAACATGGCCGGCTGTCAGTTCCCCGGGCACACCGAGCTGCTGGCCGACCTCACAAAGGCGAAAGAATCCGGTATGATGATCGTCGGCGGACCGCTGAAGATCATGTTCGTCACGACTCATGTGGCCATCAAGGAACTTCCTGCCCAGTTGACGAGACCGAAGATTGAGAAAGGCATCCGCCTCGCGCACGCAGCGTTGACCAGGTTGTTCGGCCTCAAACGGCCTCGAATCGGCGTCGCCGCACTCAACCCCCATGCCGGCGAGCACGGGTTGTTCGGCGATGAAGAGGCGCGCGTCGTGCGTCCCGCTGCCCGCGCCGCCCGAGCGAAGGGGATCCTGGCGAGCGATCCGTTGCCGGCGGACACATTGTTCGGCAAGGCGGCGCGTGGGGAATTCGACGGGGTCGTGGCCCTGTACCATGATCAAGGGCTCATTCCCCTCAAGCTCGTGGCCTTCGGCACCTGCGTCAATCTGACGGTCGGCTTGCCGATCATCCGCACTTCCGTCGATCATGGGACGGCCTTCGATATCGTCGGCAAAGGGATTGCCGATCCGGGAAGCCTCATCGAGGCCATCGTGCTGGCAGCGGCCCTCGCAGCGAGACGACAGCGTTTCCAGACGGCGTAG
- the rsmA gene encoding 16S rRNA (adenine(1518)-N(6)/adenine(1519)-N(6))-dimethyltransferase RsmA — MPDRPFPPANKRLGQHFLIDPNIVRKILAVAAVTPEDTVFEIGPGRGALTATLSKAARRVIAVEIDPLLYRLLQERQGEWPNVELVCADALAYPMDHFPVGTVVVANLPYYVSTPLLFRLLEQRSRWSRMVLMLQEEVADRLTAGPGRPSYGVLSIMAQHVAQIAKEFYVSPHCFRPKPDVGSAVVSVRPKELRDRSAHEEARFSALVRGAFAHRRKTLVNSLRDEGYDQKSVTAALEALGISVSARAERLSVGQFIDLEVALSAYA; from the coding sequence GTGCCGGACCGTCCGTTCCCGCCGGCGAACAAACGCCTCGGACAGCACTTCCTCATCGATCCCAACATCGTCCGCAAGATCCTCGCCGTCGCTGCGGTGACGCCTGAGGACACCGTCTTCGAGATCGGTCCCGGCCGAGGGGCCTTGACGGCGACGTTGTCGAAGGCGGCGCGTCGAGTGATCGCAGTCGAGATCGACCCCCTCTTGTACCGCCTGCTTCAGGAACGGCAAGGGGAATGGCCCAACGTCGAATTGGTCTGCGCCGACGCCCTGGCCTATCCCATGGACCATTTTCCCGTCGGCACGGTGGTCGTCGCCAATCTTCCCTACTACGTCTCTACTCCGCTGCTGTTCAGGCTGCTTGAGCAGCGCTCGCGATGGTCGCGGATGGTGCTGATGCTGCAGGAGGAAGTTGCGGATCGACTGACGGCAGGCCCCGGCCGCCCGAGTTACGGGGTGCTCTCCATCATGGCCCAACACGTCGCGCAGATCGCCAAGGAGTTCTACGTCTCTCCCCACTGCTTCAGGCCGAAGCCCGATGTGGGTTCCGCGGTGGTGTCGGTCCGTCCGAAGGAATTGCGGGATCGATCCGCGCATGAGGAGGCCAGGTTCAGCGCGCTCGTGCGCGGGGCGTTCGCACACAGACGAAAAACTCTCGTGAATTCGCTGCGCGACGAAGGCTACGACCAGAAGTCGGTCACGGCCGCGTTGGAGGCCTTGGGTATTTCGGTCAGCGCGCGAGCCGAACGTCTTTCGGTCGGGCAATTCATCGACTTAGAGGTCGCGCTGTCCGCTTACGCGTAG
- a CDS encoding PilZ domain-containing protein → MTPSDRSLDRIIERRKHRRSMLPPGSLLSFSPVTGSSDSALDAEGEGILLDLSQGGCRVSSESSVVLEQPYTLIIQLPDFRRPVTVESAIARWKGTQIFGVMFIAMHREQEQSLNEFLRHLHSSAA, encoded by the coding sequence ATGACACCATCGGATCGTTCTCTTGACCGGATCATCGAGCGCCGCAAGCACCGGCGCAGCATGTTGCCGCCCGGCTCGCTGCTGTCCTTTTCTCCCGTGACCGGATCCTCGGACAGCGCATTGGACGCGGAGGGAGAAGGCATTCTCCTCGACCTCTCCCAGGGCGGCTGCCGCGTGAGCAGCGAGAGCAGCGTCGTGCTTGAGCAACCCTACACCCTGATCATTCAACTGCCCGACTTCCGCCGTCCGGTGACCGTGGAATCGGCGATCGCCCGATGGAAGGGGACGCAAATCTTCGGCGTCATGTTCATCGCGATGCACCGCGAGCAGGAACAATCGTTGAATGAATTTCTCCGTCACCTCCACTCGAGTGCGGCTTGA